DNA from Agarilytica rhodophyticola:
TCATTTAAACCCTCCCTGCGCCTTCACATGCACCACAAGTTTGATCTTTACCCCAAGAATCTTTGACTATCCCGGTTGTTATACAGACATCACACGGCTTTGTATTATTAACCCAGCGCGTTCTTTTTTCTATTTCTCTCTTCAGCTCTTCCAGTTCTAATTCTGCATCAGACTTTTCGCCGTTTGTTGCAGCTTCAATGCCTGCATACACCGCATAGCCTTCATGCGCGTCTTCTAATTTCTCGGATATACTAGATATTTGAGCATCACTAAGAGTAATATTTTCATCATCAAGGGCGCACGTTAAACATTCTTTCCAGTAGTTCATAACTCGTTCTCTTTGATAATGTTTTCTATCGCGATCACCATTTTTGCTTTTATTGTAGGGTCTTGACGTAGTGTGTTTACCGCTTGATCAACAGTGCCCTCCATTTTTGAAACCAAAGCTCTAGCAATTTTATGATTCATGGCTTCTTTTACTGACTTTCGGAAATCATCACTTTTAACTATTGATCGAATAGAGTCCTCGAAGATCTCTTTTAATTCATCTGAATGACTATCTACAACAGATCCACAAAGCTTGTTAAGGGGATTGTTATAGCCGCTGAACGTATCACTAATTGCCTGAGCAACTGAGTTTTTAGCTGTGTTTAGTACCTGGATTTCTAATTCACTTATATCTTTATTCATAACTCTCTACACCTTGTTAAACACATCTTTAGAAAATTGCTTTGCTTTTGTCACTAGGCCGCGTGGAGTGTAATATTTATCAAAGTCGCGAGAGTATTGCTTGCCATCTTTAATAATTGTTAAAAATGAGTTCTCGCATTTTTCCCCGTTGCGACTCAGGTGCATATTTGCTGATGCATTAACGAAGCCGTTTCGAGTAGCAATTAACAAGCTGCTGCTCTTATATGATCCCCAGTTATCAATTTCTTCTTTTTCGTCGCCTGAGTATCGGCCGCCATCTTTCGGATAAAACGCACAACAACTATCTCTGTATTTAATTTTCTTGCTCATGACCTGATCCTTGGATGTGCTGATGGCTCTCATGAAAATAGTAATCATCTATGCTAGCTATAAATCTAATAGCCATTGCAGCGGTTTGAATGGCCTCTGCTCGCACATCTTCAATATTAGATTTATTCGGCTCGTATATCGTTTGGAGGGTTGCTTTATTCAGCTCGCCAAATTCTTCTCCCAATATTGCCAGGGCGTGCAACGGATCATCTGGCCATGTTGGGAATTTTTTTATTGCTCGTTCCAGCTCTTCATTTACTTGTATTTTTATATTTTTCATGATTCGCTATAACCTTTTAAATATCAGTTTTCCAGTCCGTTTTCTTAGCCCAATCTGCATATAACCACCATTTTTTTATGATCAACTTATTTGGCCTGATCATTTAGCCGCTCTAAAATATAAATGTTTGTCTCAGCCGCTCCATACAGTACCCGATATACTGCGGTTGCTTATACGATACATATACATATCGCAGAGAATTATTAGGTTCTATGTAGGCCGCTACAGGCTGAGGTTGCAGCGGTTCTACTTCTGTTATCTGCTCACATTGAACATGAGCGTAATTTATTTTTTCTATTGCTTCGTATTGAATCGGATCTAAACATAGAATCCAAAATAGTATGCAAGTTAAAGTCATTTAGATTAATCCCCTACAGGGCATTAAATATCCTTCTCCTTCTTCGCACTTGAAATGCAGACAATCATGGTTGTGTGCGGGAGTTTTTGGTAAAAATATCTGGCAGCCCATTAAGAATAAATTTATCAAGTATTTTGTACTAAAGAGATATGTTTCATCGTTACGGTTTAAAGCGAAAACCTCGTGTTTATATCCTTTTTCGTTGGGGTTTTTAATACGATGATTATTGATAAACTCATCATCAAAACTTAACTCTGTAGCTTCTTTGTCGTATTCAACACAGATGACTTTACTCCACCTTCTTACAAAAGCATCTTCTTGTGATATCTCATGCGAATCAAGATTCTTATGAGCGCGAAAAGCTATCGCACCGTCACAAAAGAATGTGGTGTTGCCTATGTTGAATGATGACCTTAACCATTCTCTAGTGTCTGCACCTGTAGCGCAAAACAAACACTCTAATTCTTCTTTACCCTTCATCTCTAATCAACCCCACAAACTGATCAAACAAAGCCCACAAAATTGCAGGAAACCATATTATTAAACAGGAGATAGCTAGCCACTCAAGTCCAGCAACAACACTTTTAATATCTGGTGCATCACTTAAAAGAAGTAGAGCGCTTACTGCTAGCAAGAAAGAGAAGCTAGTTAGCAGCATTACAATAAAGTTTAATACCTTCTTTGCTTTCTTTATCTTCGGAAGCGATAGTAATTTTTTCATCATCTGTTCCTATAAATGAAGTTGCTAATATCACTAAAAAAACTACAGTTATTAATTCAAGTACAAAATCAGCTTTGGTGGTTTCGGCTGCTTGTATCATCGGGAAGCCTCCAGCCGTTTAATTGAATAACTCTCTTTCAATTCATTCGCATAGCTCAAAAGTATCGGCTTACGTTCTTTATACTCAACATTCTGTGCGATTAAGAACGTTTCTTTAACTTCAAGCTTTGCCAAAATATCTAGCTCTTGTTCTGTGAGAGAATCCCTATCTAATCCTTTAAATTCACCTTTAAGCGCCCAATTAACCAATTTAGCTTCACTCATATAGTGAACTGAACTTGTAGACTTGCCTTGAGAATCACGACTTAATCGGAGCATGTCAGATAGCACTTTGTAGCTTGCGGCTGACTCATGGCGAAGCTTTTTCCAATGCTGATGCTTATGCTTACCTCTTATAAGTTGGTCTATTTGTATGTCACACCAAACAGCGAACCTAGTATTAAGCCATCTTGCAAAAGGAACTGCCAATCTAGGATGTAGCCAAGTTGCGCCATTTTTCCCTCGTGTTGTTTTAACTAAACAGCTCACATCTGAGCTGTTTAAAACTTCGGCAAGCGCATCCATATATTCTTTAGTCTCATCAGTCCTAAGCCAGTTACGCACCCTTTTTGAGAAATGATTGGCCGCTTCTGTAGCGTTGAACCATGCATCTTCAGTAAATTGGAACTTAGCGCCTTTGTACTCGGCCTTAATTAAACTTTTACTCACTGCTGACAACTCCATGAATTTAAATAAGTTATCTTTTATAAAGTGAGATTTTCCCACTTTATAAATACGGGAATATCCCGCATCTCATTTCTAATACGCCTAGAAAGAGGGCGGGTTATTGTTTTGGTAGCCGCCTTGTTGATAGCCTTGCTGTTGGGGTTGTTGCTGATAGTTATTATTAGCTTGTTGTTGCGACTGATACCCTTGAGGAGCCTGTTGTTGCTGCTGCTGTTGACTGTTGTCTTTTGGCTCGAATAGAGATAACCATACACCGCCATCATCATCCCTTTTTAATGCTGCGAGGTTAATATAAGAGTCGAGTTTTAGCCTTAGTCCGCCTCTTGTTTCTATAATTGAGCCAACATTCTTATTTATATATTTTGTTTGCCCGTCTTTCTGGTATGTTCCTGTAGTTGCTACAACATCGTACTTTTTCATTTTAATTTATTCCTATAAAATTTAATCTTTTGTAAATCTGACGAACCTTATCGACATCATCACGGTTATATTCTTCGATTTCGTTTATCTTTCCTTCTTTATAAAAATCCCAGACTTTGGAGCCATCAATGCCATCAGGCTTTCCTTCAATACCTAATATTTTGCAAAGGTCATCTTGTGCTATACGTTCGTTAAATCCTGCCCAAGCTTCCATAGTGTCAAAGAAATCATTTCGATGGCGACCATTAAACGGCAAATTGAAATGGGGTGTCAGCTTTAAAATTACTGCTCGTCTGTATAAAAACTTCAGGTCAAATCGAATGTTATGACCAACAAATTTTGGTCTTTGGTTTTTACTTGCTGTACCGGTATTCGCGAAAAAGAAATCAATCATCTCAATTTCTGAGGAGTCGGCACGACTAATGGATTGAATCTCTTCGTTTTCATCAGCCCAGGCCATGGAGGCTATTTCACCAACTGCACCATCAAATGATGTTTTCCTGTAGGCTTCCTCTGCCTGCTCTTTTGCTTGTCCCTTGCCAAACCTTTCTAACCATTGACCTTCTAAATCAGGACGCGAAGTAAACTTAATTTCTTTTGCATCAAGCCCTAAGTCTTTTCCTATCTGATCCTTTGTTGAGTGAGGACATTTAACCTTTATATTTTCTGCAATTTTATCTATTGCGCCTTCTGATTGATCTGGAATTGTTTCTATGTCGAAATATAAGTTCATATTTAATCCTGTTTAGGTATAGCCCATTTTGGAAGTTCTGGAAGATTCGCTAGTTGTTTGCCTTGATTTTTCAGGGGTACCCACATGTTAGGCAGGTAATATAAATATCTACCAATACCCCAATTAACAGCAGCTCGCTTAAAGGCGCCTGAGTAGCGGCCTTTTTCGCCCTCGATATCTGTTTCACCAGAGCCGTTAGCCCGCCATAGCCATTCGTTATCTATTTTTATCCCTATTTCGCAGCAGCCCTCAAAAGGGTATCGATCTTGCCAGTACACGCCGCATACATCGTCTAAGCGCTTCATTACATCTCTAGCGTCAATGTATGCTAATGCAATACCAGAGCTTCTATCTTGCGTCCTTGCTCCGATTCTCCAGTGAACAGCTTCAGGAGGGAAGGGCGCTTTTAACCTATTAATTATGTCGTTCACTTGCTGCCGTCCTCATTTGCTCTAATTCATATTGATCGCCATAGCCTTGTAAATATTGATCACTAGCATTTTCTTTAACTGGCTTTCCTTTTTTACAGTCAATACCGCCCTGCAAATAATCATCTATTTTTACTTCAGCATTCATAGTAATAATCCACGAAACCAATACAAATAAAACAATCAATCTATTTTTCATTGCTGCGAAAGAGGAATAACAACTAGAAAAGTAACTATCATGCACCCTGTTAAAAATATAACGTGACCTAAATGCGTTCTTTCTAATTTATTACCTTTGCGCTCTTCGATATTCTTAATTGCCTTCCGATTGTCCATTTTCCATCCTCTCCTTTTTAATTTTTCTATCTTCTTCTGCAAGAATCCGTTTCATTGCTTTTAAGTTTTCAATATGAGATTGCAAGCTCTTCACACCATCTTCACTTTCAGCAATACTTTTATCGATATTTTTCATTCCTGTATCGATCATTTTACTTGTGACTGTGTTTCCACTGTTTTCGAACTCTCCGAGAGCGATAGATCTAAATGGGCCAGAATTTTCAATCGCAGGAATGATTTTTAATTTTTTACTATCTTTATATTCCTCAATAGTTGCGAATGCGTTTACTTTAAAATCTACTGTTAATCCCGTCATTGTTATTACCTGTTTATTTGATTAACCATCCATGGAAAATAAAATCTATCCTCGATAAGAGCCGTCGCCGTCGCCGTAGCCGTCGCCGTAGCCGTTGCCGTAGCCGTCGCCGTAGCCGTCGCCGTAGCCGTTGCCGTAGCCGTAGCCGTAGCCGTAGCCGTAGCCGTCAGCATTTGCGGCCTTCAATATGTATTCTTTTTGCCATTCCTCCGCGATTCTTAATAGAACTTTAACCGGCATGCATGCGGATACGTCATTTTCTTCTAAAAAATCACTAACACCATCTCGACATGCTCCCGACGCTATAACATCATCAGCCGTTAAGTATTTTTTTAATGCGAAATCCATGCTTTTCGAGCCTCGTCAGTTACATCCATTACTGCTGTTATTTTATGTAGTACTGGAATGTCTGCTTTTGCGCTAATTTTTGAGTTCTCCGTAGGCCCTGTTTCGGCTAGTTGGAAAACGCCCCTTGTAGCACCCCAATTAATCGCCATTCGACAATTTTTTAAATTAGTAAGGGTTTCGGCGCTCAAGTCTTTATCTTGCTCAACTTCCGCGTAAAACACGCCACGATATTCAGTTGTTAAAATTACTGCTTTTAAATTTTCCATTTTTACACTCTCTTTTTGTTTTGCTTGTTAAGATAAAATTAATCTAAGTCCCGCCTGCGCAATTCTCGCCGCAGATAAACTCAACTCCGCCGATTTTGCTAAATGTCTAATTAGTTCGATGTTGATCATTGGTTTGTCCTTTTAAATGGGCCGTCCTGGCGCATCGCTCCAATTAGTTTTAAGGTTGTTTACGCTCTAACGCGAGGCTTCTTGAAGTATTCCCGCTCAACAAATCGATTAAACAAGAAAGCATTGCTTGCCGTACTTTCTATTTCGTATAGTTGATAGAATTGGCTATCGATATCTTTTTTAACTTCTTCTGAATACCTATTTTGAACAAATAAAAATTTTACTTGCGGTATGTCATCTCTTTTATTTGAATGCTCGTAAATATCTTCCATTGCATTAAATGAACCACGCTTATACTTTGATGTTTCTCTTTGAATTGCTTTTACAACCCAAGGTGGTTGATCAACTAAATCGATAGTGACAGAGTTTCCACCCGCATAACCTTCAGACCTAACGCTTGCTTTAATACCGTGAGTTTTTAAGCCCTTTCTAATAATCGCTGCTACTTGTGCTTGCGGTGATCTAGCCATGATTGAGTCCTTGATAATTAATATTTAAATTCTCAATCATCTCCCCAAGCTGGTCTTATACTGTTTGGCCGCCGAGCGTTACGTTTGATTGAGTAGAGGGTGTTTGTTACTGGGGTTGCCCTCATCAACTTGTGAATGTTTGCTGTTGATGGTTGTAATAATATTCCGTGTGGAATAGTTTGTCAATATTCCGAGTGGAATAATTTAAAATAAATTTATTCCCGGTGTAATGGTTTAAACGGGGGAGCGGTTTTTATCACTGGACGGGGCGGGGAGAAGTTACGAGGCCCAAAAGGCCTCATAGGGTGGGGTGCTCTTAAGACTTAACGTTATCTTTTACTGCTTCTATAAGTGGCTTAACAGTCGATTTGACTATGTTTTTTTGAGGATCGCTCATAACTGAAAGCTCTGTCGTTATATCATCCGAGTCATAGTCGCAGTCGCCATGAAGCAGGCATGCGGGGCCGACACCCAAAACAAGACAAAAAGCTTTGCTTTCTTGCTGAGGGATATGTGGACAATCGCGACTTTCGATGTATTTCACTCGCTGCTCAGTTAGCTGCGGGAATCCTTTATTTGCTGCTTCTCTCGCGAACGCTGCACGGGACTTAAAACCGTGTGTTTCTCTCAGCTTTCTTAGTCGCGGCCCAAGAAACATTCGTTCATCGTTCGTTAAATCTACCATTCAAATTCCTCCTTTCCCTAGAATTATAGAAACTATCAATGGCCATTTGTAATAATCGTTTTTTTTAAAATCTGGGCAGATATAACAGTATTTTTTTGAGAAAGATTTAAGCGACAAAATCGA
Protein-coding regions in this window:
- a CDS encoding LPD29 domain-containing protein translates to MARSPQAQVAAIIRKGLKTHGIKASVRSEGYAGGNSVTIDLVDQPPWVVKAIQRETSKYKRGSFNAMEDIYEHSNKRDDIPQVKFLFVQNRYSEEVKKDIDSQFYQLYEIESTASNAFLFNRFVEREYFKKPRVRA
- a CDS encoding ribonuclease H-like domain-containing protein yields the protein MNLYFDIETIPDQSEGAIDKIAENIKVKCPHSTKDQIGKDLGLDAKEIKFTSRPDLEGQWLERFGKGQAKEQAEEAYRKTSFDGAVGEIASMAWADENEEIQSISRADSSEIEMIDFFFANTGTASKNQRPKFVGHNIRFDLKFLYRRAVILKLTPHFNLPFNGRHRNDFFDTMEAWAGFNERIAQDDLCKILGIEGKPDGIDGSKVWDFYKEGKINEIEEYNRDDVDKVRQIYKRLNFIGIN
- a CDS encoding DUF6948 domain-containing protein, translating into MENLKAVILTTEYRGVFYAEVEQDKDLSAETLTNLKNCRMAINWGATRGVFQLAETGPTENSKISAKADIPVLHKITAVMDVTDEARKAWISH
- a CDS encoding KilA-N domain-containing protein, whose product is MSKSLIKAEYKGAKFQFTEDAWFNATEAANHFSKRVRNWLRTDETKEYMDALAEVLNSSDVSCLVKTTRGKNGATWLHPRLAVPFARWLNTRFAVWCDIQIDQLIRGKHKHQHWKKLRHESAASYKVLSDMLRLSRDSQGKSTSSVHYMSEAKLVNWALKGEFKGLDRDSLTEQELDILAKLEVKETFLIAQNVEYKERKPILLSYANELKESYSIKRLEASR
- a CDS encoding Rad52/Rad22 family DNA repair protein, coding for MNDIINRLKAPFPPEAVHWRIGARTQDRSSGIALAYIDARDVMKRLDDVCGVYWQDRYPFEGCCEIGIKIDNEWLWRANGSGETDIEGEKGRYSGAFKRAAVNWGIGRYLYYLPNMWVPLKNQGKQLANLPELPKWAIPKQD
- a CDS encoding helix-turn-helix domain-containing protein — encoded protein: MVDLTNDERMFLGPRLRKLRETHGFKSRAAFAREAANKGFPQLTEQRVKYIESRDCPHIPQQESKAFCLVLGVGPACLLHGDCDYDSDDITTELSVMSDPQKNIVKSTVKPLIEAVKDNVKS